GTCGTGAATCAGTTTTGCTTTGCCGTTAACTATTTGAATGGCTCCTTCGGCGCAGTTAGGAATGCACAGCCCACAACCGTTGCACTTTTCTTCATCAATCTGAATAATTTTTCTTATTGCCACGGATTTTACCTCCTACATTAGATTTTGTGGTTTTGTTTTATTGTAACGTACAATTCCCAGGGGGTACAGTGATGTGCATCGCAGACGGATGTGAAATACATCACAGTGGCCTTAGGCATGATTACTGACCTGAGGGTTAAATAAAAAAACACCCCGGCAGGGTGTTTAAGATGCATTGGATATAAGTCTTTGCTTCAGGATACCGCTTTATCCGCGTTATACCCCAGGAGAAAGATTTTGTACGCTGAGCCCAAAAGTTTACTGAGAAATTCGTTCTCCGTTTGCTCATCCAATTCTACTTTAACGCTTTTCAATGCCCTCTTTACGTCATAAGCGAAAAGCTGGGCCAACCCATAACGAAGTTTATGGTCCTGCCGCAGTTTTTCTAGGCCCGCAGCACTAAACCAGGAAATATTCATTCCACTCCACTCCCTTCCTTACCCTCTATTATTAACCATTTTCTTCCATAATATACATAATATACATGCAGGCCCTGTCTGCAGGATAAGAAAAACATTTTATAGCTGGATTTCCCCCGGACAACCCCCACGTCCAGTAAATTTATGCAAGCAGAATTTCCCAGCGGGGATAAAGGATGTTTACAAGCTGTTGGACATACACCCGCTTTTGAGTACAGCCATAAGATGTAATGAAAACAAAGGGATGGCGGAGGACAGCTATGGAAGTTGGGCAAGATATTTATTTAAATTTAAAAAACCATCCATTTACCATACTGGGTTTTTCGACTGATCGCAACACAACCAAAATTGCCATTTTACAGTCTAAAGAAGATAACAGGATCATCTTATTCATCCCCGTGAGTAAAATAAGCTTTACCACCCCTCTGGAGATCGATCTGGAAGAATACCCCGAAGTGTACTCCATGATCGATTAGCGTTAATTTATCGCCATGTCCCAAGCAGTATTTCTCAACACAACCTAAAAAACGCTTAACAGCAAAGATCTGTTAAGCGTTTTATTCATTTCCCCTATTAACAAACCAATTCATAGGAGATGACAGAATTTTTATTGACTTTAGCCTCGTACAAAGCTTTATCAGCTTGTTTCAATAAATTTTCGGCTTCAATCCCATTCACATCGCTACAGCGTACTACGCCTGCGCTCAGCGTGATACCGGCCAATGCATTAACCTCCTTGCGAATACGGTCCAACACACTCTCCGCCCCTTCAATAGATGCATTATGTAAAATAAGGATAAATTCCTCGCCGCCCCACCTGCAGGCAAAGTCAGTAGCCCTGATATTCTTTTTGATAATATAAGAAACCTTTTTTAGGACCTTATCCCCTACTAAATGGCCCTGCTCATCGTTTATTTCCTTAAAATTATCAATATCCAGGATGGCGAGACTAAAGGACCCCTCCTTGCGTTTAGCCATACTAATTGCCTTCTCCAGGTTGGCATAAAGGTAGCGGCGGTTATAAAGTCCCGTTAGCACATCAACAGCCCCGCTCCTGTGCAGCAACGCTATATAGCGACCGAAGGCTAATCCGACAATAAAATTAATAACGCCCAATATTAGCCAAAAGGTACCGTGCTGGTAATAAGTCTTCAGATGAATAAGGTAAAAAACTGCGGTGGCGGCTAAACCCATGGCTCCAAATAACAGCGGAGTATATATGAAGTAGAAGTTGCGCATAACCGGTACCTACTTTCAAAAAATACCCTTCTCCTATATCCTAACACAAAAATTTCCATTTGCAAGGTCGATTCAGCCGATATGCGCAGATAATTGTAGATAATTTTCGACAAAGAAAAAAGAACCGACTTGTAAAATTTCAAAAATATTTACTTTACATCATAAAAAAATCGTAGTAAAATATTATATATCTTATTGCTTGAAAATTTTTCCTGCTGTAAGTACAATTCTATACAATTCCTTAGCGCTGAATTTTTGCCTGAAAAGCGGGGGAACCAACTTCTTGGGGTGAATCCTTTGTTCGAAGTTAGAAGTGCGAAGTTCGAAGTGTGAAACTTCATCCAACCTCTGACTTTGTAAAAGGTAGGGCTATCTTTCGGTCCGAACCCGTCAGCTAACCTCGTAAGCGTGGAAAGGGAGTAGCTAAATATACATAATCTACCGCTGTTTAATTACAGTGGATGGTAATTATTGCTGTCTTTTCACCCCGCATTTCTCATGCGGGGTATTTTGTTTTTAAATAATCATTAAGTCCCATTTGGAGGTGAGTTGCAAGCAGGGACTAAAATATTTTAAATAAGGGGGAACCAAAGAATTATGAAACGCAAGTTCATATGTTGGCTGGGAGGGTTAATATTAACAACAGCGCTAGTCACAGCAGGCTGCAGCAGTGCCAACACGGAAACTACCAGAGGAGATCGGCAGGCTATGGAGCAGGAAAAACCGGTGTTTAAATTCGCTATGTCAGGGCAATATAAACCTTTTAATTACTTTAACGAAAACAACGAGCTAACCGGATTTGATGTGGAAATCGGTAAAGCAATCAGCGAAAAGCTGGGAATGGAGCCAGAACCTATTGCCACTCCATGGCAAGGGATTATTGCCGGTCTGAAAAACGGACGCTACGATGCCATCATCGGCAGCATGACGATCACCGAAGACCGGGAAAAAGAAGTTGATTTTAGTGAACCCTACTATGTATCAGGCGCCCAGCTGTTTGTGGCTCCCGGTTCCAATATTAAAAGCATTGAAAACGTTAACGACAGCGTTACAGTAGGAGTGACCATTTCCACCGTATATGAGGAAAAAGCCCGGGAATATACCAAAAAAATCAAAACTTACGACAGCGATGTAACCGCTCTCCGGGACCTGGCCGCAGGTCGGACTGATGCAGTAATCACAGACCGCTTTGTGGGACTAATTGCCGCTAAAGAGTCGGGAATAAACGTGCAGCCCGCCGGAGACCTGTTATTTGTAGAAAGGATAGGAATTGCAGTGCGGCAAGGCAATGATGAATTAAGGGAAAAAATAAACCATGCTCTTAATGAAATCAAAGATGAAGGGACTTATTTGAAAATCAGTCTGTCCTACTTTGACCGGGATATCAGTGAATAAAGACCTGCCGGGAAAAGGTGCGCAAAAATCAGCGCACCCTTTATGATGGGAGGTATAAGATGACATTTTTTAACGACTTATTACGAACATGGCCCATCTTTTTTCAGGCGGCGCTAGTTACAGTGCAGCTGACCGCAGTGGCCCTGGCAATGGGAACCGCCATCGGGCTTGTTTTTGCCCTTTTGAAAATCTCTAAAAATAAATTGTTAATCGGTATTGCCAACGGATACATCACCGTTATCAGGGGCACTCCACTGATTGTGCAGATTTTCTGGATTTATTACGGCCTGGCGAGCGTTGTAGATGTGGGAGGATTTTGGGCAGCTATCCTGGCGTTGGCAGTACATAACGGGGCATATATCGCGGAAATTTTCCGGGGAGGCATCGAATCCATCGACCGGGGGCAAATGGAGGCTGCCCGGTCGTTGGGAATGCCCTACGGCCTGGCTATGCGCCGGATCATTCTCCCTCAGGCTTTCAGACGTATAGTGCCGCCCCTGGGCAACCAGTTTATTATCGGCCTTAAAGACTCATCGCTGGCCGCTTTTGTGACCATTGAAGAACTTTTCAACATTTCCATGCGCATGGCCTCGGCTACATTCCGGGACATCCAGTATTACACTATTGCCGGTCTTTATTATTTGGCACTGGTTGTTATCTTCAGCTTTTTAGTAAATAAACTGGAACAGCGGCTGGCTGCAGGCAGCTCCGGTATGGTCAAGGGGGTAGGGTTATGATGATCAAGATCAGAAATTTGCATAAACATTTCGGGGAACTGCATGTTTTAAAAGGTATAAACATGGAAGTCAAGGAAAAAGAGGTAGTTTGCCTGATCGGTGCCAGCGGTTCCGGCAAGAGCACTCTGCTGCGCTGCATCAATTTCCTGGAAAGATCAGAAGGTGAAATCTGGATAGAGGGAAGAAAAATTGACCGTCAGACCATGGATTTGAATAAGCTGCGCCAGGAAGTAGGCATGGTTTTTCAACACTTTAATTTGTTTCCCCATATGACTGTCCTGGGCAACGTTATTGAAGCCCCAATTCATGTCAAAGGCTTGAGCCGCAAAGAAGCTGAAGAAACTGCAATGCAACTGCTGAATAAAGTAGGCTTGGCAGACAAAGCTAACGTCTACCCCTCTCAGCTTTCGGGTGGGCAAAAGCAGCGTGTAGCCATTGCCAGAGCCCTGGCCATGCAGCCTAAAGTAATGCTGTTTGATGAGCCCACATCGGCCCTGGATCCGGAACTGGTGGGCGAAGTCCTGGCTGTAATGAAGCAGCTGGCCAAGGAAGGAATGACTATGGTAGTTGTTACCCATGAAATGGGCTTTGCCAAAGAAGTAGGCGATTGGGTTGTTTATATGGATGGCGGCAATATCATTGAAATCGGCCGGCCAAGCGACATTTTCAACAACCCGCGGAACCAGCGGACCAGGGAGTTTTTAAGCTGTGTGCTGTAGCCCAGCCCTACCAATTCCAAAGCTGTGTTTACCTGCTCCTTTGGCGAACATAAATTTTTCGGCCCAAAGCCCCATCTTCAGCCTCACTTAAATGGAAAAGCTGTTTTTGACTGGAATTGCCGCCTTCTTTATTTATTTGGGGTTTAATGATAGCTAAATTTCTAATCAAACTGCTTTAAAGCAGGAATTAGTAAAAAATTGGCGAATTAAATGCGTTAGTAAAAACGCCTAATTTCACCAGAAAACGGGGGACCCAAGTTCAGGGGTGAATCCATATGGTAGGGCTAGCTTTCAGCCCGAACCCGTCAGCTAACCCCGTAGGCGTAGAAGGCGAGGTAAAATATTGGCTCTACACAGGAAAATAATTGCGACAGCCGGTACAGTATGCCTCACAGCCTTGCTGTGGACAGGTTCCGCCCTGGCGGCAGAGATTACTGTGCAAAAAAACGATACCCTTTGGTCCCTTGCCCGCAAACACGGGACCACCGTACAAACCATTAAGCAATTAAATAAACTGAACAGCGATCTAATCCACCCCGGTCAGGTATTACAACTTCCAGACAAAAAAGCAACACCGCTTTCCAAAAGAGAAACGGCTTCAAAGCAGCAGGCCTCGAGGGGCGGCACAGATCGGATTGAGGAAATGCTGGAATTTGCCCAAAGCTTCCTGGGAGCAAAGTACCGTTACGGCGGTGAAACTCCGGCAGGCTTTGACTGCTCAGGCTTTGTACGTTACGTATATAAGCGTTTCGGCATAGAGCTTCCCCATTCATCTGCCGAACAGTACAATAGCGCAGGCACGGCGGTGAAAAAAGAAGATTTACAGCCTGGCGATTTGGTCTTTTTCAATACCTCCGGCAAAGGAATCGGCCATGTTGGTATTTACCTGGAGAACAACAAGTTTATTTCCGCATCCTCTAACAGCAGGGGTGTTACCGTTGACAGTTTGGAAGACCGGTATTGGGGACCCAGGTACCAGGGTGCCAAGAGAGTAATTTCCGGGCAAGAAGAGAATACTAAATCATAATAACCCAGGGCAACCTGGGATTCTTTGCTGCCACTTTTAAGGAGAAATTAAGCTCAAAATTTACCTCTTGACAAAACCGCTTGCGCCTAGATAAAATACTTTATAAAGATAAATATTTTAGGAACTAGAGCAGGCGATCTCTATGGAGATGGGGCCGGGCCTATTTCGGGCAGCAGGTTAAGCGCCTGTGGGACTAGAAGTCTCACAGGCGCTTTTGTTATCACGGAGGTTATTATAATGGACGAACAACAACATGTTTCGAGGTTGGACCCAAGAGTAAAGGCCGCAAGAGTCTCAGTGTTAAGCAACACTATTCTGGTAGCTCT
This region of Zhaonella formicivorans genomic DNA includes:
- a CDS encoding C40 family peptidase; the encoded protein is MALHRKIIATAGTVCLTALLWTGSALAAEITVQKNDTLWSLARKHGTTVQTIKQLNKLNSDLIHPGQVLQLPDKKATPLSKRETASKQQASRGGTDRIEEMLEFAQSFLGAKYRYGGETPAGFDCSGFVRYVYKRFGIELPHSSAEQYNSAGTAVKKEDLQPGDLVFFNTSGKGIGHVGIYLENNKFISASSNSRGVTVDSLEDRYWGPRYQGAKRVISGQEENTKS
- a CDS encoding amino acid ABC transporter ATP-binding protein codes for the protein MIKIRNLHKHFGELHVLKGINMEVKEKEVVCLIGASGSGKSTLLRCINFLERSEGEIWIEGRKIDRQTMDLNKLRQEVGMVFQHFNLFPHMTVLGNVIEAPIHVKGLSRKEAEETAMQLLNKVGLADKANVYPSQLSGGQKQRVAIARALAMQPKVMLFDEPTSALDPELVGEVLAVMKQLAKEGMTMVVVTHEMGFAKEVGDWVVYMDGGNIIEIGRPSDIFNNPRNQRTREFLSCVL
- a CDS encoding GGDEF domain-containing protein, which encodes MRNFYFIYTPLLFGAMGLAATAVFYLIHLKTYYQHGTFWLILGVINFIVGLAFGRYIALLHRSGAVDVLTGLYNRRYLYANLEKAISMAKRKEGSFSLAILDIDNFKEINDEQGHLVGDKVLKKVSYIIKKNIRATDFACRWGGEEFILILHNASIEGAESVLDRIRKEVNALAGITLSAGVVRCSDVNGIEAENLLKQADKALYEAKVNKNSVISYELVC
- a CDS encoding ABC transporter substrate-binding protein; the protein is MKRKFICWLGGLILTTALVTAGCSSANTETTRGDRQAMEQEKPVFKFAMSGQYKPFNYFNENNELTGFDVEIGKAISEKLGMEPEPIATPWQGIIAGLKNGRYDAIIGSMTITEDREKEVDFSEPYYVSGAQLFVAPGSNIKSIENVNDSVTVGVTISTVYEEKAREYTKKIKTYDSDVTALRDLAAGRTDAVITDRFVGLIAAKESGINVQPAGDLLFVERIGIAVRQGNDELREKINHALNEIKDEGTYLKISLSYFDRDISE
- a CDS encoding amino acid ABC transporter permease gives rise to the protein MTFFNDLLRTWPIFFQAALVTVQLTAVALAMGTAIGLVFALLKISKNKLLIGIANGYITVIRGTPLIVQIFWIYYGLASVVDVGGFWAAILALAVHNGAYIAEIFRGGIESIDRGQMEAARSLGMPYGLAMRRIILPQAFRRIVPPLGNQFIIGLKDSSLAAFVTIEELFNISMRMASATFRDIQYYTIAGLYYLALVVIFSFLVNKLEQRLAAGSSGMVKGVGL